A window of Chitinophagales bacterium contains these coding sequences:
- a CDS encoding T9SS type A sorting domain-containing protein codes for MKVKTLQYRSLAKLVILCASVFGFSTNTYSQLYKGRDGAESYTTAGSYVLNRYSALGASVSAGAFSLTVSDMSELNGSLSFAKSVNPFANDALSNGDLVLIIQMQGADITTTNNSSYGTILNYNNTGNYELKTVYNVSGNTIYFCDGLTRSYTQSGRSRAQVVRIPRLTTLSVASGVIITGNAWNGTTGGIVALEMYNNTTLDGSISASEIGFRGGVDVNNVSIASGSANNTVYVSSSSVNNDAAKGESIVGNQTDYESLGGSLGRGAPANGGGGGNGHNAGGGGGSNAGTNGSLTPYNGTGVKNTGSGWAAAWELEYAGFSTDVSVGGGRGGYSFSSSNQDALTYGPGNAIWGGDSRKNIGGFGGRPLDYNGNTRLFLGGGGGAGDGNNSASGNGGNGGGIVFLLSNGSISGTGSISANGQNGYSTSGSYIDAGGGAGGGGAIQVLSQGTITGISMSATGGVGGNQTYLTGEAEGPGGGGGGGYIATTTTSVARSVAGGVNGLSYSTHVSEFTPNGATRGAGGVTTIRSFADVNACNEVGFILPLNLVSFEAVRNGQQVNLQWNTDNERNMAGFEIQRSYDGVEFSGIGTQASAPNANGIGRYYYTDSKADTRSARIYYRIKMIEQNGSAQYSPVKMVQNTTVSGMSISVYPNPVNDQISVTRPANWQQSSLQYDLFNTSGHVVKTFRRNEGGMTDQLQVGELSKGVYILRISNGTETQSQRIIKL; via the coding sequence ATGAAAGTGAAAACGCTGCAATACCGCAGCCTGGCCAAATTGGTCATTCTCTGCGCATCTGTGTTTGGTTTTTCCACCAATACATATTCTCAACTTTATAAAGGCCGTGACGGTGCGGAATCGTATACTACAGCTGGTTCTTATGTACTGAACAGGTATTCTGCCCTGGGCGCCTCTGTTTCTGCGGGCGCATTTTCCCTCACGGTGAGTGATATGAGCGAACTCAACGGCTCGCTTTCCTTTGCCAAATCGGTGAACCCTTTTGCCAATGATGCCCTGAGCAATGGTGACCTTGTCCTGATCATTCAAATGCAGGGTGCGGATATTACCACTACCAATAACAGTAGTTATGGTACGATCCTGAATTATAATAACACCGGAAACTATGAATTGAAAACTGTTTATAATGTTTCTGGAAATACCATTTATTTCTGTGATGGATTGACTCGTAGTTATACACAGAGTGGACGCAGCCGGGCACAGGTTGTCCGCATTCCCCGATTGACCACGCTTTCGGTGGCAAGTGGAGTGATCATAACAGGAAATGCGTGGAATGGTACCACAGGGGGTATCGTTGCCCTGGAGATGTATAACAATACAACGCTGGATGGTAGTATATCGGCTTCTGAGATCGGCTTTCGGGGTGGAGTAGATGTAAATAATGTATCCATCGCTTCTGGAAGTGCCAATAACACAGTATATGTAAGTAGTTCTTCGGTGAACAATGATGCGGCAAAAGGAGAAAGCATTGTTGGTAACCAAACTGATTATGAAAGCTTAGGTGGTTCATTGGGTCGTGGTGCTCCAGCCAATGGCGGAGGCGGTGGTAATGGCCATAACGCCGGTGGTGGTGGTGGTTCAAATGCCGGTACCAATGGAAGTTTAACGCCTTATAATGGAACAGGTGTCAAGAATACCGGTTCGGGTTGGGCAGCTGCCTGGGAATTGGAGTATGCAGGTTTCTCCACCGATGTTTCGGTAGGCGGAGGACGTGGAGGTTATTCCTTTTCCAGTTCCAATCAGGATGCCCTGACCTATGGTCCTGGAAATGCAATATGGGGTGGAGACAGCCGCAAGAACATTGGCGGATTTGGTGGCCGTCCCTTGGATTATAACGGTAATACACGACTATTTTTAGGAGGCGGTGGTGGTGCCGGTGACGGTAACAACTCCGCGAGTGGAAATGGAGGAAATGGCGGTGGTATCGTCTTCCTGCTAAGTAATGGCAGTATCTCTGGTACGGGAAGCATTTCAGCCAATGGCCAAAATGGTTATTCTACCAGCGGTTCCTATATTGATGCGGGTGGTGGTGCCGGAGGCGGTGGTGCCATTCAGGTACTGTCACAGGGTACCATAACAGGTATCAGTATGTCGGCCACTGGTGGTGTGGGAGGTAATCAAACCTATCTTACCGGTGAGGCAGAAGGACCTGGCGGTGGCGGTGGTGGTGGTTATATTGCCACAACAACTACCAGTGTGGCGCGTAGTGTGGCTGGTGGTGTAAATGGACTCTCTTATTCAACACATGTTTCAGAATTTACACCCAATGGTGCCACCCGTGGTGCAGGGGGTGTAACAACGATAAGAAGCTTTGCTGATGTGAATGCCTGTAACGAGGTTGGTTTTATCCTTCCCCTGAACCTGGTTTCTTTTGAAGCCGTGCGAAATGGCCAACAGGTAAACCTTCAGTGGAATACCGATAATGAACGGAATATGGCGGGTTTTGAGATCCAGCGCAGTTATGATGGGGTGGAGTTTTCCGGCATAGGCACACAGGCTTCGGCCCCCAATGCCAATGGTATCGGACGCTATTATTATACAGATAGCAAGGCGGATACAAGGTCGGCCAGGATCTATTACCGGATCAAAATGATCGAACAGAATGGTTCTGCTCAATATTCTCCGGTGAAAATGGTGCAAAACACTACTGTATCCGGCATGAGTATCTCTGTCTATCCGAATCCTGTAAATGATCAGATTTCAGTAACAAGACCTGCCAACTGGCAGCAAAGCAGCCTGCAGTACGATCTTTTCAATACCAGTGGGCATGTGGTCAAAACCTTCCGTCGCAACGAAGGGGGCATGACCGATCAGCTCCAGGTTGGAGAACTCTCCAAGGGTGTTTATATCCTCCGGATATCAAATGGAACAGAGACCCAGAGCCAGCGGATCATCAAATTGTAA
- a CDS encoding T9SS type A sorting domain-containing protein — protein sequence MKKNLRLFLFVLFMGMGLAVFAQPQFSWAGFPNGGLTFSNTSAGVTLNLQITGNQQFINNRPSYNAFNVAELTTQVDWTSSANSLTYAFTLSAPLIGVNFRLYDVDQNTGVGWDDRITIVGVNNAGQTVYPLILPASYQAVSGVNNNILEGNADNIFFDLNYATVTFGNQNVKSFTVVYSCGAQSPANPNQQWMGIGAVGSLALATLPVNLTGFTAKAVGYDARLQWETEAQVNFDHFEIERSASGTGSFEVIGLVAGNNGAAGSYTYADVNVGRQLTTGYYRLKMVDRDGRFEYSRVAFVRFGKGLSVDVRPTLLSAGESIVVNLAGDPGRGVDILLYNATGQVLETRRNVVSNRTELSTSSLHRGLYIVQVVEAGNTHTYKVTLQ from the coding sequence ATGAAAAAAAATCTACGTTTATTTCTGTTTGTTCTTTTTATGGGTATGGGTTTGGCTGTATTTGCCCAACCCCAGTTTAGTTGGGCTGGTTTTCCCAATGGCGGTTTGACATTTAGCAACACTTCTGCCGGTGTAACCCTGAATCTTCAGATAACGGGCAACCAGCAGTTCATTAACAACCGTCCCAGCTACAATGCTTTCAATGTGGCCGAGCTCACCACTCAGGTGGATTGGACCTCATCTGCCAACTCACTCACGTATGCCTTTACACTGAGCGCACCTTTGATCGGTGTGAACTTTCGTCTGTATGATGTGGACCAAAATACAGGTGTAGGCTGGGATGATCGTATCACGATCGTGGGGGTCAATAATGCGGGTCAAACTGTTTATCCATTGATACTTCCAGCTTCTTATCAGGCTGTAAGTGGTGTCAACAATAATATTCTCGAGGGAAATGCGGATAATATTTTCTTTGACCTCAATTATGCCACTGTCACTTTTGGCAACCAAAATGTAAAATCCTTTACCGTAGTTTATTCTTGTGGAGCGCAATCGCCTGCCAACCCCAATCAACAATGGATGGGGATTGGCGCTGTAGGTTCGTTGGCATTGGCTACCCTTCCGGTTAACCTGACCGGATTTACCGCTAAGGCTGTTGGTTATGATGCCCGTTTGCAATGGGAAACCGAAGCCCAGGTGAATTTTGATCATTTCGAGATCGAACGTTCAGCATCCGGAACCGGTTCATTTGAAGTAATCGGACTGGTGGCTGGAAATAATGGTGCAGCAGGTTCTTATACATATGCTGATGTAAATGTTGGTCGTCAATTGACCACAGGTTATTATCGGTTGAAAATGGTCGATCGTGATGGTCGTTTTGAGTATAGCCGTGTAGCCTTTGTTCGTTTTGGAAAAGGCCTGTCTGTAGATGTTCGACCCACGTTATTGTCCGCCGGTGAATCCATTGTGGTCAACCTGGCTGGAGATCCTGGTCGTGGTGTTGACATCCTGTTGTATAACGCCACCGGTCAGGTACTGGAAACCCGCCGCAATGTGGTATCCAACCGCACCGAACTCTCTACCAGCTCATTACATCGTGGTTTATACATTGTACAGGTAGTGGAAGCCGGAAATACCCATACTTATAAGGTCACCCTTCAATAA